The window GCCTCCTAGCAGAGCcttcatttgctttgatttaaatCTGCCCGACGCGgggatttctcttcttttcattccctctttcctagcagaaacatttattatGCTAATTGTAATGTTTAACCTCCCTGGACCGCCGGCTGCAATAGCTCATCATAAGCAGCTTTAATGTTTGCTTGGATGGGTACCCTGGGGATGGAGAACGCGTTGGATGCTTCCTTCCGTCGATTTCCCCAGCACTCCTTTCTTCCCTGCCCCTCTGCACCCCTTCCTCGCCCCCTTCCCAAGTTGGGGCGAGTTAAAAGGAAGCATTAACGGCGCTTATCTGATGCGACGGGGCGAGCGGAAGGCTGGCGAGCAGCCAGCAGCTAATAGCGGCACGAAGGCAGTTTGATGGAAAAAATTAACATGCTAATTGTCAGGCTGGAGAGGGTGCTGGGGCCCGTgtgaaaggcaggaaaaaaaaaaaaaaagaaaagaaaaggaaagaaagaaaggaaaaggcattCTCTATGCTAGAGAGATCAATTTTAACAATAGAGatttgagaggggaaaaaaaaaaaaagaagaagaagaagaaaaaaaaaaagagggttcGATGCCATCGCCTTCTTTTTGTCCCAttctctgctgccctcccccAGCTCCAAACCTCTCCCCGCAGCCTGGGGCTCTCACTGGGGGTTCTCGGAGGATCTCTTCCCGCTCCGCACCGTGCCCCCGGCAGACACACACCGCGCTCCCTCCCTTCCCGGCAGCGAGTGACGCTGCGGAGGAGCTCTGGCAGCAGGAAAAGTCCCGCTTGGCACAATCCTGCCCAGTCCCGCTTCGCAGCGCGGCTGATCCAAGGATCCTCTCCCCCTCCCATTTACGGGGAGGAATTGaggaattctgattttttttttttttttttttaacaaagggATCTTGGacagatttctttcatttggtttgcttttttttttttcttttctttttttttgctcctcaAAGCCAAAAGAAATGCTTGGAAAGCAGCAAGCCCAGCTTTGGAACGGGGGCTACACGGCACGTCGGTAACTGGGATTAAGAAACTCAACTCATGCACTGGGATTCCGGCAACGAGCAGGATCCTGGGGGAGAGCACAGCGAACCCAGCGGGATGCCAGCGCTGCAGCCGCCTCTCTCCGTGGATCCCGTTTAACCCCGGCTCCATCCCACTCAGGAAAGGCACCTGGAGAGCTGCCGTGCCCTCCCCTTGGCGGCCATCGAGTTGCTTGGAGCCCAGACCCGGTGCGAGGGCTGCGCACTCCATGTGCCCACAGGCGGGAGCAGCATCGAGGTACCCGCGTCGGTTGTGATTTATGTCTGTGGATGAATGCTGTAAATATGTGGCACGGAGATTTCAGAGCAAATCCCCTCACACGGCTTAGGGAATAATTGGGTTTTACTTTTAGGCACGATGCGGCTCGCTGTCGGGATTTTACAAGCGGGAATATCCTTCCTTCCCTATGCCAAAGAGTGACTGCGTGTGCTCTCATTCTTTACTTCTACCGTGGAGGAAATTTAGGCGAGAACATGTATAGTGAATTGCTAAACTCAACCAGTGCCACCGAAGCTCACCTCATCCTTCAGACCAACACTCCCTACCTGGGCAGCACGCAGCGACCCGTCAGCTCCTCCGCCTTTTACATGTCGACAGCCCGGGTGCTAAAAGAAGGGGAGATCAATAAGCCCGACCTGGTGACTTACATcatcctctttttctttctgctcttgaCTGTGACACTCATCGTGCTCTTCATTAACTGCCAgctgaaaaattctttttttgctaCTCTCCCTTACGACAGATCCCTCCGGGAAGCGAGGAGCCCGTGGAGGACACAGGCTGTCTGACACGAGGGGGAACAGcgtcttccagcagcagcaggaagcagcagccctgtgcaccACGGCGTTTCTGTCCGCATGGCAGCGAGCGGCTTCGACCCTCCTTAAAATCATAGGCTGCGTCGCAGGGAAAGGTTGCTGAAAGAGACGCTGCATGCAGATGGGAATAGCTGTAAATAAAGAGCTGCGCGGCGGACTGAAGAGATCAGGCTGTGGCAAATCGATCCGTGCAAAAAAGAAATTGCCCCCCGATTCCAGATTAAGCGCTGTGTGTATGCAAATGTCATCACCGACCCATTCAGTGCCCATAGAAGGACATTTGCATTGACAACAATCTCTGATTTGTGCATCTGGTGGAGCTTGTTACCCATGTTTATGAAATCATAGCAGTGAATGTAAAACACAGCGTATTTACCTAATGGCTCCGCTCTGAGGACCAGAGTTTACTTTGCAGACCCGCTTCtctccactgctgctggaaCGCTGGGTAACGCGATGGGAGCCACGCCTGGCGGGAGAAAACCAGAAATGGTTTTTAGGGTTTGAGTGGGACGCTGCcgggggtggtggtggtgttttggtggtggtgttttggTGGTGTTTTACTGCATCTTCAGTCGGGTTTCAAGTCCCTGCCAGCTATGGGAACCACGAAATACCTAAGTAACTTGTTTTCAACTCCCTTAAGCTACAAAGGAAATGGCTCGCCATGGCATGAAACCAAAACAACCAGGAcggagagaaggaaggagagaaaataaacatcGTTAATCGTGCGTAAGCTAATGAAAGGGGAGAGCAGAGCGCTCCAAGTTCTGCACTAGAAGCAGATAACTTTGGAGAGCCACCGTGTTACAGGAGGAGCTGCTTCGCGGCAGCATCGCCACTCCTTGCTCTCGCTACGAAGCCAGCGTAGTTAGCAGCATGCTTTATTGGCAGGGCAACAGCATGATTGATTCACCACTCATTAATGGTAACATACACCGGTTTAGATTAACGAGCAATCTGGTTTTGTTCTAGAAGCTGTACTCCTGCTTCACGTTCGCTGACATGCTATTTAATAGATGACAATTTTTAGGAAATTTGCAGTTAGAGTGCCATAATTATAGACCACGCTGCACAAACCCCAGAACAGTATTCATGTTCCCACAGCGGGCAAAGGGCTCTTTCCTGGCTGTTTTCTCAGCCACGGTGTCTCAGCACACAGCTGACTCGCAGGCGTCCGGAAACACCCTCTTAAAATCAGCTTCTACTCCCACTTCTGCAAGTGGATCGCCAACGGGAGGACGGGGGTTCGTGCAGTGCCAGGACCTGCACCCCTCAGCGCATCCTCATCACCCGGAGTACAGCAGAAGCACTGCGTGCGTATATGGACGTGAAGCATTTAATCCAAATGAGATTTTACAGCGCAACCAGACACGCGTGCACGCGGGCTCGCGCCCCAAGGCAGACACACGTACATACCTGGGGCCTGTCCGCCAGCAGTTTTACACGAAGGAGTTGCACAGCTGATACACTTCCAAGTCATCGTCTTGGTTATCATGTTTTATTACGCTCAAAGAAAGGTTAGTCGACCACGGAACAGCCTGAAATACTTTATTCCCTGACAGGTGGCCAGTTTTTATCTCATTCTGAACCAAACTTCACTGGTGTGATTCCA of the Numida meleagris isolate 19003 breed g44 Domestic line chromosome 12, NumMel1.0, whole genome shotgun sequence genome contains:
- the LOC110405262 gene encoding uncharacterized protein LOC110405262 isoform X1, with the translated sequence MQSLVKANQSSGRKRAGCWEDTQLSDHPPRCSELLWLQGDTIAKRNAWKAASPALERGLHGTSVTGIKKLNSCTGIPATSRILGESTANPAGCQRCSRLSPWIPFNPGSIPLRKGTWRAAVPSPWRPSSCLEPRPGARAAHSMCPQAGAASRHDAARCRDFTSGNILPSLCQRVTACALILYFYRGGNLGENMYSELLNSTSATEAHLILQTNTPYLGSTQRPVSSSAFYMSTARVLKEGEINKPDLVTYIILFFFLLLTVTLIVLFINCQLKNSFFATLPYDRSLREARSPWRTQAV
- the LOC110405262 gene encoding uncharacterized protein LOC110405262 isoform X2, translating into MQSLVKANQSSGRKRAGCWEDTQLSDHPPRCSELLWLQGDTIAKRNAWKAASPALERGLHGTSVTGIKKLNSCTGIPATSRILGESTANPAGCQRCSRLSPWIPFNPGSIPLRKGTWRAAVPSPWRPSSCLEPRPGARAAHSMCPQAGAASRHDAARCRDFTSGNILPSLCQRVTACALILYFYRGGNLGENMYSELLNSTSATEAHLILQTNTPYLGSTQRPVSSSAFYMSTARVLKEGEINKPDLIPPGSEEPVEDTGCLTRGGTASSSSSRKQQPCAPRRFCPHGSERLRPSLKS